One genomic region from Mytilus trossulus isolate FHL-02 chromosome 9, PNRI_Mtr1.1.1.hap1, whole genome shotgun sequence encodes:
- the LOC134683745 gene encoding uncharacterized protein LOC134683745 has protein sequence MAASEVVPCGQCNLKAKNKYADIWCDNCEKGLCTSCSKNHRKSKLTLNHQTVDIETYIKIPKFIRSTSTDCCKHRQLLVSFCPNHLTPCCKGCISNDHAKCTGIVSLTSTVEKTNVEDIQQALQKDSKSILCSFDKIADQLLNNVKKRDNEYEIIKLTASIIRKEVNEQIDRLEAKLCKEVDALKDRENLKTTDLKNHIQGKKNGVEDAVKQLKLIEKNHPKIQTFLAVHQIEQQLHQFQLSVQEIAQKDTFKEFELSLKYDKMFEQTLFNFKLLESFGDISMRKKMKSTTDIATFETKDAQAQTREQTSIHKMSLKLESKYSIKGIKNVSNMISLTDGRFVVVEENGRISIHSVNEKFQKYLSVTGKAFSAALINQDNIVTSYPDEKRIIFIDLSNETITNIITLDKPCHGLSFFNDTIVVAFTHNDAEYKEIRRINLKGNTLSSIYIQSELTLYYLTHSNDRVVFSDYIDDAL, from the coding sequence ATGGCAGCTAGTGAAGTTGTACCTTGTGGACAGTGTAATTTAAAAGCTAAAAACAAATACGCTGATATCTGGTGTGACAACTGTGAAAAAGGTTTATGTACATCATGTTCAAAAAATCACAGGAAATCGAAATTAACACTGAATCACCAGACTGTAGatattgaaacttatattaAAATCCCGAAATTTATCCGTTCTACAAGCACAGACTGTTGTAAACATCGACAACTTCTAGTTTCCTTCTGTCCAAATCACTTAACTCCTTGCTGTAAAGGATGTATATCAAATGATCATGCGAAATGCACTGGAATAGTGAGTTTAACCAGCACCGTCGAGAAAACAAATGTCGAAGATATACAGCAAGCCTTGCAGAAAGATTCTAAATCAATTCTATGTTCCTTTGATAAAATCGCAGACCAACTTCTGAACAATGTGAAAAAGAGGGACaatgaatatgaaataataaaattgacagCTAGCATAATTCGGAAAGAAGTGAATGAACAGATAGACCGATTAGAAGCAAAACTTTGCAAAGAAGTCGATGCTTTAAAAGACCgtgaaaatttgaaaacaactgACTTGAAAAACCACATACAAGGAAAGAAGAATGGCGTTGAAGATGCAGTTAAGCagttaaaattgatagaaaagaATCATCCAAAGATTCAAACTTTCCTCGCGGTACATCAGATAGAACAACAATTACATCAATTTCAGCTATCTGTACAGGAAATAGCACAAAAAGACACATTCAAAGAATTTGAACTTAGTCTAAAGTATGACAAAATGTTTGAACAAACactattcaatttcaaattactAGAATCATTCGGAGATATATCAATGCGCAAAAAAATGAAGTCTACCACTGATATTGCAACATTTGAAACAAAAGATGCACAAGCACAAACCAGAGAACAAACATCGATTcataaaatgtctttaaaattaGAATCGAAATATAGTATTAAAGGCATTAAGAATGTTAGTAACATGATTTCGTTGACAGATGGTCGGTTCGTTGTCGTTGAAGAAAACGGCAGAATTTCCATCCACTCGGTGAatgaaaaatttcagaaatatttaTCCGTCACCGGTAAGGCTTTTAGTGCAGCGCTTATTAATCAAGACAATATCGTTACTAGCTATCCTGACGAGAAAAGGATTATATTCATTGAtctatcaaatgaaactataacaaatattattactCTGGACAAACCTTGTCATGGTTTATCTTTTTTCAATGATACCATCGTCGTAGCATTTACCCATAACGATGCAGAATATAAAGAAATACGAAGGATTAATTTGAAAGGAAATACTCTGAGTTCAATTTACATTCAGAGCGAATTAACACTTTACTATCTCACTCATTCGAATGATAGAGTAGTCTTTAGCGATTATATCGACGATGCATTGTGA